In Persicimonas caeni, a single window of DNA contains:
- a CDS encoding four helix bundle protein, translated as MERTAEEEHRKKLKTRDNSNHRRRSLKKISARSRNKSAILPKTNTRGRRYPPTTQRTGGYKMLGHEKLEVYGVALEFFALTSGTLEAIPRGHSKLKDQLDRASTSIMLNIAEGAGKRLPADKANFYTIARGSAFESAAVYDALQVRRLISDHDHEQGKWLLKRVVSMLNSMILNRVAQQ; from the coding sequence ATGGAACGCACCGCCGAAGAAGAGCACCGTAAGAAACTGAAAACACGAGACAATTCAAACCACCGGCGACGCTCGCTGAAAAAAATATCAGCCAGATCACGCAACAAATCTGCGATTTTGCCGAAAACCAATACGAGGGGGAGACGATATCCACCTACTACTCAACGTACTGGAGGCTATAAAATGTTAGGTCACGAGAAGCTCGAAGTTTACGGTGTTGCCCTGGAGTTCTTTGCACTGACATCCGGAACCTTGGAAGCAATCCCGCGAGGGCACAGTAAGCTGAAGGATCAGCTCGACCGAGCATCGACCTCGATCATGCTGAACATTGCGGAAGGCGCCGGAAAGCGGTTGCCTGCCGACAAGGCCAACTTCTACACGATTGCCCGCGGGTCGGCGTTCGAATCTGCGGCCGTCTACGACGCGCTGCAGGTGCGACGACTGATCAGCGATCATGACCACGAACAGGGTAAATGGTTGCTCAAGCGAGTTGTGTCGATGTTGAATAGCATGATTCTCAATCGAGTCGCCCAACAATAA
- a CDS encoding NUDIX hydrolase, producing MASAWALIEDDGQLLFVRRALDLGRGGQWCPPGGTIWKDEWPEVACVREAFEETGLRVTVKRPIAKFESAWYFLCSLNNGRGDMKLRPRECIDARWVMPRELLGLGTVMDLRRIIPLLELSGFRAPSMPRGLEPAVPEKLF from the coding sequence ATGGCGTCTGCATGGGCGTTGATAGAGGATGACGGGCAGCTTCTGTTCGTAAGGCGGGCTCTCGATTTGGGCCGCGGCGGGCAGTGGTGCCCGCCGGGTGGCACCATCTGGAAAGATGAGTGGCCGGAGGTGGCCTGCGTGCGCGAGGCTTTCGAGGAGACCGGGCTTCGGGTGACGGTCAAGCGACCGATCGCCAAGTTCGAGTCGGCCTGGTACTTTTTGTGCTCGCTGAACAACGGGCGCGGGGACATGAAGCTCAGGCCGCGCGAGTGCATCGACGCGCGCTGGGTCATGCCGCGCGAGTTGCTCGGCCTGGGCACGGTCATGGACCTGCGCCGGATCATCCCGCTTTTGGAGTTGTCGGGGTTTCGCGCCCCGTCGATGCCGCGCGGGTTGGAGCCGGCGGTGCCCGAAAAGCTATTCTGA
- a CDS encoding ArnT family glycosyltransferase has protein sequence MLMGVGIRCYQLTEPGITDFHAWRQADTAAFTHGYLDETLNPFHPTVDRYPCELQGEPFGLVEAELPVVGWLAALPLAALGVDFPPAWYLRAISLLFFALTCLYLYLMVLRLGGEESEALLAVAALCLLPLSIYFTRTIQPDGPSLFFGIAFLYHLLVWLEDDRLADAVLSGVFATLVLLLKLSNGFLVFPALYLFISRKGLVGALRTPQYWLWGVAILVPVAAWSLYAHDFPWTFGIWGNRSGSKFTDWQIFSDPATWRKLSERLVFDILTWSGLMLAVVGATRARGREVVRFAAVWAIAFILFVCATLRGNETHIYYQLPIVVPASILIGVGARILWRAGHAGRAATAVALVVYAVTSYHILLGPTRGWENGYFNDDVPADIQEASRLVRKNLAPGEKFVSTSRHPALFFNARHRGWFYDGEAVPGFIACTDEEAPYVLWTKDDRRRATKMMRRDKTLQSQLVEVERGKHYSLWKVEQDSDVIYLRAVGGKGGSAFVWECPEGQAIAGLNIHRARDGEVVGALQASCAPVGDQQRQQQPRQQGTVGPWKGKHRSADGPDELRCPEGELAVGLEGHAEGLIEHLEPTCSPTANRPSKSTGETSFRLRCPPGSVLTGIHGQAGLYVDGVGGICAPPEAPSE, from the coding sequence CAGGCCGACACCGCCGCGTTCACCCACGGCTACCTCGACGAGACGCTCAACCCGTTCCACCCGACCGTCGATCGCTACCCGTGCGAGCTCCAAGGAGAGCCCTTTGGTCTCGTCGAGGCCGAGCTTCCGGTCGTCGGCTGGCTCGCCGCGTTGCCTCTGGCCGCCCTGGGCGTCGACTTTCCGCCCGCGTGGTACCTGCGCGCCATCTCGCTCCTCTTCTTCGCGCTGACCTGCTTGTACCTGTACCTGATGGTGCTTCGCCTGGGCGGCGAGGAATCCGAGGCCTTGCTGGCGGTGGCCGCCCTCTGTCTGCTGCCGCTGTCGATCTACTTTACCCGAACCATCCAGCCCGACGGCCCGTCGCTGTTCTTCGGGATCGCCTTTCTGTACCACCTGTTGGTCTGGCTCGAAGACGATCGGCTCGCCGACGCGGTGCTCAGCGGGGTCTTTGCCACCCTCGTGCTGTTGCTCAAGCTGTCCAACGGCTTCCTGGTATTTCCGGCGCTGTATCTCTTCATCAGCCGCAAAGGACTCGTCGGAGCGCTGCGCACGCCCCAATACTGGCTCTGGGGAGTGGCGATCCTCGTGCCGGTCGCCGCCTGGTCGCTCTACGCCCACGACTTTCCGTGGACCTTCGGCATCTGGGGGAACCGCTCGGGTAGCAAGTTCACCGACTGGCAGATCTTTAGCGATCCAGCCACCTGGCGAAAGCTCTCCGAGCGCCTCGTCTTCGACATCCTGACCTGGAGCGGTCTGATGCTCGCCGTCGTCGGCGCGACCCGCGCTCGAGGGCGCGAGGTCGTCCGCTTCGCGGCGGTGTGGGCCATCGCGTTCATCTTGTTTGTGTGTGCGACACTTCGAGGAAACGAGACGCATATCTACTACCAATTGCCGATCGTGGTGCCCGCCTCGATCCTCATCGGGGTCGGCGCACGAATCCTGTGGCGCGCGGGCCATGCCGGTCGCGCTGCCACGGCTGTCGCGCTGGTCGTCTATGCGGTCACCAGCTACCACATTCTGCTCGGACCGACCCGCGGCTGGGAGAACGGCTACTTCAACGACGACGTCCCCGCCGACATCCAGGAGGCGAGCCGACTGGTGCGCAAAAACCTCGCCCCGGGCGAGAAGTTCGTCAGCACCTCGCGCCATCCGGCGCTCTTCTTCAACGCCCGGCACCGCGGCTGGTTTTATGATGGCGAAGCGGTGCCAGGCTTCATCGCGTGCACCGACGAAGAGGCGCCCTACGTCCTGTGGACCAAAGACGACCGACGTCGCGCCACGAAAATGATGCGCCGCGACAAGACGCTGCAAAGCCAGCTCGTCGAGGTCGAGCGGGGGAAGCACTACTCGCTATGGAAGGTCGAGCAAGATAGCGACGTGATTTACCTTCGCGCCGTGGGAGGCAAGGGAGGCTCGGCATTTGTATGGGAGTGTCCAGAAGGCCAGGCGATCGCCGGCCTGAATATCCACCGCGCCAGGGACGGTGAGGTCGTGGGTGCGCTTCAAGCATCGTGCGCGCCGGTTGGCGACCAACAGCGCCAGCAACAACCGCGTCAACAAGGCACGGTGGGACCTTGGAAGGGGAAGCACCGCTCAGCCGACGGCCCCGACGAGCTTCGATGCCCCGAAGGAGAACTCGCCGTCGGCCTCGAGGGTCACGCCGAAGGGCTGATCGAGCATCTCGAGCCGACATGCAGCCCAACTGCGAATCGCCCCTCTAAATCGACGGGCGAAACAAGCTTTCGGCTACGATGTCCGCCCGGAAGCGTGCTCACTGGTATCCACGGTCAAGCCGGGCTCTACGTCGACGGAGTTGGCGGCATCTGTGCGCCGCCCGAAGCTCCCTCAGAATAG